A region from the Oncorhynchus keta strain PuntledgeMale-10-30-2019 chromosome 5, Oket_V2, whole genome shotgun sequence genome encodes:
- the LOC118384392 gene encoding microtubule-associated protein tau isoform X5 gives MDQHQDFNLSLDGNAAVQFNSGETMASAALANMTLKEPQNQQEVKKPNGMPDAHMGPGGMEEDLLELSSELKSQPPAPVSEVSVSKSALSATRGMTATGQEELTASLSPTPGGVSPATESGRSSRSGFADGGSEDGERAGSVSPQASPSAPEAPIERDTPRLFSPDSLGSEMKRSSSDKVSVGHSLSDSGSEDEDEEDVCESKEAPTSAYEDRISPGKPQSPLFVEKEGTKEQVDEEKEEDSDEDEEEERTEVSTIRRRPRREVSSEEEEQQKDEGCAPVIPVAMTPEEAKQRVLSFDYTEPEGHPPGQGIPAGLQNGADKTPPESKSPDSNRADHGSPFSPSTAANRTKDQSPLIEYQPDARDAVEQETEEKVQEEEEVQEKVASPLPMIAVPQMEVEPVQKDDVKTSKDTQGQYLQSANEDVIAAVTAAQSVTKAKPAEAKPAETKPGKPASGPKGDAKGGAPTAAKGPVRKVTANAVAPPPKTTAAKTLKALPKDAAPPGGKANAPGAQLKAKASAGAGKEAAEKKTGDGKTASTRTPGAKPQGAGTRMQTKTTAGVDSPKTSQDRSGYSSPSTPKSPASREVKKVAVVRTPPKSPGSMRGRSPVPLAAPMPDLKNVRSKIGSTENIKHSPGGGRVQIVEKKMDLSNVQSKCGSKANLKYTPGGGNVQITHKKIDLSNVQSKCGSKANIHHKPGGGNVEIKSEKMDFKVQSKIGSMDNVGHVAGGGGRKIESHKLSFRETAKARTDHGAEIVPVEIIAGGSPARLLSNVSSPGSQNMTETPPLSMLADQVSASLAKQGL, from the exons ATGGATCAGCATCAGGACTTCAACTTGAGCCTGGACGGCAACGCCGCCGTGCAATTCAACTCCGGGGAGACCATGGCCTCGGCTGCCCTGGCCAACATGACACTGAAAGAACCCCAGAACCAGCAGGAGGTCAAGAAGCCTAACGGGATGCCAGACGCACACATGGGACCCGGGGGCATGGAAG AAGATTTGCTGGAGCTGTCATCGGAACTGAAATCACAGCCTCCAGCACCAGTGTCAGAGGTCTCTGTGTCTAAGAGCGCCCTCTCGG CTACCAGAGGGATGACCGCTACAGGTCAAG AGGAGCTCACTGCATCGCTCAGCCCCACGCCAGGAGGTGTCAGTCCTGCCACAGAGAGCGGCCGCAGTAGCCGGTCCGGCTTTGCCGACGGCGGGAGTGAAGACGGGGAGCGGGCTGGGTCGGTAAGCCCCCAGGCGTCTCCTTCAGCCCCTGAAGCCCCAATCGAGAGGGACAccccaaggctcttctccccagACTCGCTGGGGTCTGAGATGAAGAGGAGCTCGTCAGACAAGGTCTCTGTGGGCCACAGCCTGAGCGACTCTGGGTCTGAGGACGAGGATGAGGAGGACGtatgtgagagcaaggaggctcCTACCTCGGCCTATGAAGACAGGATCAGTCCTGGGAAGCCTCAGAGCCCTCTCTTCGTGGAAAAGGAGGGGACGAAAGAGCAGGTGGATGAAGAAAAAGAGGAGGATAGCGacgaggatgaagaggaggagagaacagaggtgtCAACGATCCGCAGGAGGCCACGGCGTGAGGTCAGCTCAGAAGAGGAAGAGCAGCAGAAAGATGAAGGTTGCGCCCCTGTCATTCCCGTTGCCATGACCCCGGAGGAAGCCAAGCAGCGCGTCCTATCCTTTGACTACACGGAGCCTGAGGGACACCCCCCTGGCCAGGGCATCCCTGCAGGGTTGCAGAACGGAGCAGACAAGACCCCCCCAGAGAGCAAGAGCCCTGACTCCAACAGGGCCGACCATGGATCTCCCTTCTCCCCTAGCACCGCAGCCAACCGGACCAAGGACCAGTCTCCTCTCATCGAGTACCAGCCAGACGCCCGCGATGCGGTGGAGCAGGAGACTGAGGAGAAGGTGCAGGAGGAAGAAGAGGTGCAGGAGAAGGTAGCTAGTCCCCTGCCCATGATTGCTGTGCCCCAGATGGAGGTTGAGCCTGTCCAGAAGGATGATGTGAAGACCTCAAAGGACACTCAAGGCCAATACCTGCAGTCGGCAAACGAGGACGTCATCGCAGCGGTGACGGCAGCTCAGTCGGTGACCAAAGCCAAACCTGCAGAAGCCAAACCTGCAGAAACGAAGCCTGGCAAGCCTGCTAGTGGCCCCAAAGGTGATGCCAAAGGAGGTGCTCCTACAGCAGCCAAAGGCCCGGTCAGAAAAGTGACCGCTAACGCTGTTGCCCCTCCCCCGAAGACCACCGCCGCTAAAACCCTGAAAGCACTCCCAAAAGATGCCGCCCCACCGGGCGGAAAAGCAAATGCTCCAGGTGCCCAGCTGAAAG CCAAGGCCAGTGCAGGGGCTGGGAAAGAAGCAGCTGAGAAAAAG ACTGGAGATGGGAAGACCGCCAGCACCAGGACACCAGGTGCCAAACCCCAGGGTGCTGGGACCAGGATGCAGACCAAGACCACTGCTGGAG TTGATTCCCCGAAGACGTCCCAAGACCGTAGTGGCTATAGCAGCCCCAGCACACCCAAGTCCCCCGCCAGCCGGGAGGTGAAGAAGGTGGCGGTGGTGCGGACCCCTCCTAAATCCCCTGGGTCCATGAGGGGGCGCAGTCCGGTGCCCCTGGCCGCCCCCATGCCCGACCTGAAGAACGTCCGGTCAAAGATTGGCTCCACGGAGAACATCAAGCACTCGCCTGGTGGAGGACGG GTGCAAATAGTTGAGAAGAAGATGGATTTAAGTAACGTTCAGTCAAAGTGTGGCTCCAAAGCCAATCTCAAGTATACCCCAGGAGGTGGCAAT GTTCAAATTACTCACAAAAAGATTGACCTCAGCAACGTACAGTCAAAGTGTGGATCGAAGGCCAACATTCACCACAAACCAG GTGGAGGCAATGTGGAGATCAAATCGGAGAAGATGGACTTCAAGGTTCAGTCTAAGATTGGGTCCATGGACAACGTTGGTCATGTGGCTGGAGGTGGCGGGAGGAAG ATTGAAAGCCACAAACTGAGTTTCCGTGAGACGGCGAAAGCCCGCACCGACCACGGAGCGGAGATTGTTCCCGTGGAGATCATCGCAGGCGGCTCACCCGCCCGTCTTCTCAGCAACGTGTCGTCCCCTGGCAGCCAGAACATGACAGAGACGCCGCCGCTATCCATGCTTGCCGACCAGGTCTCCGCCTCCCTCGCCAAGCAAGGCCTGTGA
- the LOC118384392 gene encoding microtubule-associated protein tau isoform X4, whose translation MDQHQDFNLSLDGNAAVQFNSGETMASAALANMTLKEPQNQQEVKKPNGMPDAHMGPGGMEEDLLELSSELKSQPPAPVSEVSVSKSALSATRGMTATGQEELTASLSPTPGGVSPATESGRSSRSGFADGGSEDGERAGSVSPQASPSAPEAPIERDTPRLFSPDSLGSEMKRSSSDKVSVGHSLSDSGSEDEDEEDVCESKEAPTSAYEDRISPGKPQSPLFVEKEGTKEQVDEEKEEDSDEDEEEERTEVSTIRRRPRREVSSEEEEQQKDEGCAPVIPVAMTPEEAKQRVLSFDYTEPEGHPPGQGIPAGLQNGADKTPPESKSPDSNRADHGSPFSPSTAANRTKDQSPLIEYQPDARDAVEQETEEKVQEEEEVQEKVASPLPMIAVPQMEVEPVQKDDVKTSKDTQGQYLQSANEDVIAAVTAAQSVTKAKPAEAKPAETKPGKPASGPKGDAKGGAPTAAKGPVRKVTANAVAPPPKTTAAKTLKALPKDAAPPGGKANAPGAQLKAKASAGAGKEAAEKKTPNATTPVKASTPKRPSSVQTTPDKKPWSSSSAPACNTSRPSSIFKPSPGSARAREPRPRTGDGKTASTRTPGAKPQGAGTRMQTKTTAGVDSPKTSQDRSGYSSPSTPKSPASREVKKVAVVRTPPKSPGSMRGRSPVPLAAPMPDLKNVRSKIGSTENIKHSPGGGRVQITHKKIDLSNVQSKCGSKANIHHKPGGGNVEIKSEKMDFKVQSKIGSMDNVGHVAGGGGRKIESHKLSFRETAKARTDHGAEIVPVEIIAGGSPARLLSNVSSPGSQNMTETPPLSMLADQVSASLAKQGL comes from the exons ATGGATCAGCATCAGGACTTCAACTTGAGCCTGGACGGCAACGCCGCCGTGCAATTCAACTCCGGGGAGACCATGGCCTCGGCTGCCCTGGCCAACATGACACTGAAAGAACCCCAGAACCAGCAGGAGGTCAAGAAGCCTAACGGGATGCCAGACGCACACATGGGACCCGGGGGCATGGAAG AAGATTTGCTGGAGCTGTCATCGGAACTGAAATCACAGCCTCCAGCACCAGTGTCAGAGGTCTCTGTGTCTAAGAGCGCCCTCTCGG CTACCAGAGGGATGACCGCTACAGGTCAAG AGGAGCTCACTGCATCGCTCAGCCCCACGCCAGGAGGTGTCAGTCCTGCCACAGAGAGCGGCCGCAGTAGCCGGTCCGGCTTTGCCGACGGCGGGAGTGAAGACGGGGAGCGGGCTGGGTCGGTAAGCCCCCAGGCGTCTCCTTCAGCCCCTGAAGCCCCAATCGAGAGGGACAccccaaggctcttctccccagACTCGCTGGGGTCTGAGATGAAGAGGAGCTCGTCAGACAAGGTCTCTGTGGGCCACAGCCTGAGCGACTCTGGGTCTGAGGACGAGGATGAGGAGGACGtatgtgagagcaaggaggctcCTACCTCGGCCTATGAAGACAGGATCAGTCCTGGGAAGCCTCAGAGCCCTCTCTTCGTGGAAAAGGAGGGGACGAAAGAGCAGGTGGATGAAGAAAAAGAGGAGGATAGCGacgaggatgaagaggaggagagaacagaggtgtCAACGATCCGCAGGAGGCCACGGCGTGAGGTCAGCTCAGAAGAGGAAGAGCAGCAGAAAGATGAAGGTTGCGCCCCTGTCATTCCCGTTGCCATGACCCCGGAGGAAGCCAAGCAGCGCGTCCTATCCTTTGACTACACGGAGCCTGAGGGACACCCCCCTGGCCAGGGCATCCCTGCAGGGTTGCAGAACGGAGCAGACAAGACCCCCCCAGAGAGCAAGAGCCCTGACTCCAACAGGGCCGACCATGGATCTCCCTTCTCCCCTAGCACCGCAGCCAACCGGACCAAGGACCAGTCTCCTCTCATCGAGTACCAGCCAGACGCCCGCGATGCGGTGGAGCAGGAGACTGAGGAGAAGGTGCAGGAGGAAGAAGAGGTGCAGGAGAAGGTAGCTAGTCCCCTGCCCATGATTGCTGTGCCCCAGATGGAGGTTGAGCCTGTCCAGAAGGATGATGTGAAGACCTCAAAGGACACTCAAGGCCAATACCTGCAGTCGGCAAACGAGGACGTCATCGCAGCGGTGACGGCAGCTCAGTCGGTGACCAAAGCCAAACCTGCAGAAGCCAAACCTGCAGAAACGAAGCCTGGCAAGCCTGCTAGTGGCCCCAAAGGTGATGCCAAAGGAGGTGCTCCTACAGCAGCCAAAGGCCCGGTCAGAAAAGTGACCGCTAACGCTGTTGCCCCTCCCCCGAAGACCACCGCCGCTAAAACCCTGAAAGCACTCCCAAAAGATGCCGCCCCACCGGGCGGAAAAGCAAATGCTCCAGGTGCCCAGCTGAAAG CCAAGGCCAGTGCAGGGGCTGGGAAAGAAGCAGCTGAGAAAAAG ACACCCAACGCCACCACACCTGTCAAAGCATCCACCCCCAAACGACCCTCCTCGGTCCAAACCACCCCCGACAAAAAGCCTTGGTCCTCTTCCTCTGCCCCAGCCTGCAACACTAGCAGGCCCAGCTCAATATTTAAACCCAGTCCAGGCAGTGCAAGAGCCAGAGAGCCCAGGCCAAGG ACTGGAGATGGGAAGACCGCCAGCACCAGGACACCAGGTGCCAAACCCCAGGGTGCTGGGACCAGGATGCAGACCAAGACCACTGCTGGAG TTGATTCCCCGAAGACGTCCCAAGACCGTAGTGGCTATAGCAGCCCCAGCACACCCAAGTCCCCCGCCAGCCGGGAGGTGAAGAAGGTGGCGGTGGTGCGGACCCCTCCTAAATCCCCTGGGTCCATGAGGGGGCGCAGTCCGGTGCCCCTGGCCGCCCCCATGCCCGACCTGAAGAACGTCCGGTCAAAGATTGGCTCCACGGAGAACATCAAGCACTCGCCTGGTGGAGGACGG GTTCAAATTACTCACAAAAAGATTGACCTCAGCAACGTACAGTCAAAGTGTGGATCGAAGGCCAACATTCACCACAAACCAG GTGGAGGCAATGTGGAGATCAAATCGGAGAAGATGGACTTCAAGGTTCAGTCTAAGATTGGGTCCATGGACAACGTTGGTCATGTGGCTGGAGGTGGCGGGAGGAAG ATTGAAAGCCACAAACTGAGTTTCCGTGAGACGGCGAAAGCCCGCACCGACCACGGAGCGGAGATTGTTCCCGTGGAGATCATCGCAGGCGGCTCACCCGCCCGTCTTCTCAGCAACGTGTCGTCCCCTGGCAGCCAGAACATGACAGAGACGCCGCCGCTATCCATGCTTGCCGACCAGGTCTCCGCCTCCCTCGCCAAGCAAGGCCTGTGA
- the LOC118384392 gene encoding microtubule-associated protein tau isoform X1: MDQHQDFNLSLDGNAAVQFNSGETMASAALANMTLKEPQNQQEVKKPNGMPDAHMGPGGMEEDLLELSSELKSQPPAPVSEVSVSKSALSATRGMTATGQEELTASLSPTPGGVSPATESGRSSRSGFADGGSEDGERAGSVSPQASPSAPEAPIERDTPRLFSPDSLGSEMKRSSSDKVSVGHSLSDSGSEDEDEEDVCESKEAPTSAYEDRISPGKPQSPLFVEKEGTKEQVDEEKEEDSDEDEEEERTEVSTIRRRPRREVSSEEEEQQKDEGCAPVIPVAMTPEEAKQRVLSFDYTEPEGHPPGQGIPAGLQNGADKTPPESKSPDSNRADHGSPFSPSTAANRTKDQSPLIEYQPDARDAVEQETEEKVQEEEEVQEKVASPLPMIAVPQMEVEPVQKDDVKTSKDTQGQYLQSANEDVIAAVTAAQSVTKAKPAEAKPAETKPGKPASGPKGDAKGGAPTAAKGPVRKVTANAVAPPPKTTAAKTLKALPKDAAPPGGKANAPGAQLKAKASAGAGKEAAEKKTPNATTPVKASTPKRPSSVQTTPDKKPWSSSSAPACNTSRPSSIFKPSPGSARAREPRPRTGDGKTASTRTPGAKPQGAGTRMQTKTTAGVDSPKTSQDRSGYSSPSTPKSPASREVKKVAVVRTPPKSPGSMRGRSPVPLAAPMPDLKNVRSKIGSTENIKHSPGGGRVQIVEKKMDLSNVQSKCGSKANLKYTPGGGNVQITHKKIDLSNVQSKCGSKANIHHKPGGGNVEIKSEKMDFKVQSKIGSMDNVGHVAGGGGRKIESHKLSFRETAKARTDHGAEIVPVEIIAGGSPARLLSNVSSPGSQNMTETPPLSMLADQVSASLAKQGL, translated from the exons ATGGATCAGCATCAGGACTTCAACTTGAGCCTGGACGGCAACGCCGCCGTGCAATTCAACTCCGGGGAGACCATGGCCTCGGCTGCCCTGGCCAACATGACACTGAAAGAACCCCAGAACCAGCAGGAGGTCAAGAAGCCTAACGGGATGCCAGACGCACACATGGGACCCGGGGGCATGGAAG AAGATTTGCTGGAGCTGTCATCGGAACTGAAATCACAGCCTCCAGCACCAGTGTCAGAGGTCTCTGTGTCTAAGAGCGCCCTCTCGG CTACCAGAGGGATGACCGCTACAGGTCAAG AGGAGCTCACTGCATCGCTCAGCCCCACGCCAGGAGGTGTCAGTCCTGCCACAGAGAGCGGCCGCAGTAGCCGGTCCGGCTTTGCCGACGGCGGGAGTGAAGACGGGGAGCGGGCTGGGTCGGTAAGCCCCCAGGCGTCTCCTTCAGCCCCTGAAGCCCCAATCGAGAGGGACAccccaaggctcttctccccagACTCGCTGGGGTCTGAGATGAAGAGGAGCTCGTCAGACAAGGTCTCTGTGGGCCACAGCCTGAGCGACTCTGGGTCTGAGGACGAGGATGAGGAGGACGtatgtgagagcaaggaggctcCTACCTCGGCCTATGAAGACAGGATCAGTCCTGGGAAGCCTCAGAGCCCTCTCTTCGTGGAAAAGGAGGGGACGAAAGAGCAGGTGGATGAAGAAAAAGAGGAGGATAGCGacgaggatgaagaggaggagagaacagaggtgtCAACGATCCGCAGGAGGCCACGGCGTGAGGTCAGCTCAGAAGAGGAAGAGCAGCAGAAAGATGAAGGTTGCGCCCCTGTCATTCCCGTTGCCATGACCCCGGAGGAAGCCAAGCAGCGCGTCCTATCCTTTGACTACACGGAGCCTGAGGGACACCCCCCTGGCCAGGGCATCCCTGCAGGGTTGCAGAACGGAGCAGACAAGACCCCCCCAGAGAGCAAGAGCCCTGACTCCAACAGGGCCGACCATGGATCTCCCTTCTCCCCTAGCACCGCAGCCAACCGGACCAAGGACCAGTCTCCTCTCATCGAGTACCAGCCAGACGCCCGCGATGCGGTGGAGCAGGAGACTGAGGAGAAGGTGCAGGAGGAAGAAGAGGTGCAGGAGAAGGTAGCTAGTCCCCTGCCCATGATTGCTGTGCCCCAGATGGAGGTTGAGCCTGTCCAGAAGGATGATGTGAAGACCTCAAAGGACACTCAAGGCCAATACCTGCAGTCGGCAAACGAGGACGTCATCGCAGCGGTGACGGCAGCTCAGTCGGTGACCAAAGCCAAACCTGCAGAAGCCAAACCTGCAGAAACGAAGCCTGGCAAGCCTGCTAGTGGCCCCAAAGGTGATGCCAAAGGAGGTGCTCCTACAGCAGCCAAAGGCCCGGTCAGAAAAGTGACCGCTAACGCTGTTGCCCCTCCCCCGAAGACCACCGCCGCTAAAACCCTGAAAGCACTCCCAAAAGATGCCGCCCCACCGGGCGGAAAAGCAAATGCTCCAGGTGCCCAGCTGAAAG CCAAGGCCAGTGCAGGGGCTGGGAAAGAAGCAGCTGAGAAAAAG ACACCCAACGCCACCACACCTGTCAAAGCATCCACCCCCAAACGACCCTCCTCGGTCCAAACCACCCCCGACAAAAAGCCTTGGTCCTCTTCCTCTGCCCCAGCCTGCAACACTAGCAGGCCCAGCTCAATATTTAAACCCAGTCCAGGCAGTGCAAGAGCCAGAGAGCCCAGGCCAAGG ACTGGAGATGGGAAGACCGCCAGCACCAGGACACCAGGTGCCAAACCCCAGGGTGCTGGGACCAGGATGCAGACCAAGACCACTGCTGGAG TTGATTCCCCGAAGACGTCCCAAGACCGTAGTGGCTATAGCAGCCCCAGCACACCCAAGTCCCCCGCCAGCCGGGAGGTGAAGAAGGTGGCGGTGGTGCGGACCCCTCCTAAATCCCCTGGGTCCATGAGGGGGCGCAGTCCGGTGCCCCTGGCCGCCCCCATGCCCGACCTGAAGAACGTCCGGTCAAAGATTGGCTCCACGGAGAACATCAAGCACTCGCCTGGTGGAGGACGG GTGCAAATAGTTGAGAAGAAGATGGATTTAAGTAACGTTCAGTCAAAGTGTGGCTCCAAAGCCAATCTCAAGTATACCCCAGGAGGTGGCAAT GTTCAAATTACTCACAAAAAGATTGACCTCAGCAACGTACAGTCAAAGTGTGGATCGAAGGCCAACATTCACCACAAACCAG GTGGAGGCAATGTGGAGATCAAATCGGAGAAGATGGACTTCAAGGTTCAGTCTAAGATTGGGTCCATGGACAACGTTGGTCATGTGGCTGGAGGTGGCGGGAGGAAG ATTGAAAGCCACAAACTGAGTTTCCGTGAGACGGCGAAAGCCCGCACCGACCACGGAGCGGAGATTGTTCCCGTGGAGATCATCGCAGGCGGCTCACCCGCCCGTCTTCTCAGCAACGTGTCGTCCCCTGGCAGCCAGAACATGACAGAGACGCCGCCGCTATCCATGCTTGCCGACCAGGTCTCCGCCTCCCTCGCCAAGCAAGGCCTGTGA
- the LOC118384392 gene encoding microtubule-associated protein tau isoform X3 gives MDQHQDFNLSLDGNAAVQFNSGETMASAALANMTLKEPQNQQEVKKPNGMPDAHMGPGGMEATRGMTATGQEELTASLSPTPGGVSPATESGRSSRSGFADGGSEDGERAGSVSPQASPSAPEAPIERDTPRLFSPDSLGSEMKRSSSDKVSVGHSLSDSGSEDEDEEDVCESKEAPTSAYEDRISPGKPQSPLFVEKEGTKEQVDEEKEEDSDEDEEEERTEVSTIRRRPRREVSSEEEEQQKDEGCAPVIPVAMTPEEAKQRVLSFDYTEPEGHPPGQGIPAGLQNGADKTPPESKSPDSNRADHGSPFSPSTAANRTKDQSPLIEYQPDARDAVEQETEEKVQEEEEVQEKVASPLPMIAVPQMEVEPVQKDDVKTSKDTQGQYLQSANEDVIAAVTAAQSVTKAKPAEAKPAETKPGKPASGPKGDAKGGAPTAAKGPVRKVTANAVAPPPKTTAAKTLKALPKDAAPPGGKANAPGAQLKAKASAGAGKEAAEKKTPNATTPVKASTPKRPSSVQTTPDKKPWSSSSAPACNTSRPSSIFKPSPGSARAREPRPRTGDGKTASTRTPGAKPQGAGTRMQTKTTAGVDSPKTSQDRSGYSSPSTPKSPASREVKKVAVVRTPPKSPGSMRGRSPVPLAAPMPDLKNVRSKIGSTENIKHSPGGGRVQIVEKKMDLSNVQSKCGSKANLKYTPGGGNVQITHKKIDLSNVQSKCGSKANIHHKPGGGNVEIKSEKMDFKVQSKIGSMDNVGHVAGGGGRKIESHKLSFRETAKARTDHGAEIVPVEIIAGGSPARLLSNVSSPGSQNMTETPPLSMLADQVSASLAKQGL, from the exons ATGGATCAGCATCAGGACTTCAACTTGAGCCTGGACGGCAACGCCGCCGTGCAATTCAACTCCGGGGAGACCATGGCCTCGGCTGCCCTGGCCAACATGACACTGAAAGAACCCCAGAACCAGCAGGAGGTCAAGAAGCCTAACGGGATGCCAGACGCACACATGGGACCCGGGGGCATGGAAG CTACCAGAGGGATGACCGCTACAGGTCAAG AGGAGCTCACTGCATCGCTCAGCCCCACGCCAGGAGGTGTCAGTCCTGCCACAGAGAGCGGCCGCAGTAGCCGGTCCGGCTTTGCCGACGGCGGGAGTGAAGACGGGGAGCGGGCTGGGTCGGTAAGCCCCCAGGCGTCTCCTTCAGCCCCTGAAGCCCCAATCGAGAGGGACAccccaaggctcttctccccagACTCGCTGGGGTCTGAGATGAAGAGGAGCTCGTCAGACAAGGTCTCTGTGGGCCACAGCCTGAGCGACTCTGGGTCTGAGGACGAGGATGAGGAGGACGtatgtgagagcaaggaggctcCTACCTCGGCCTATGAAGACAGGATCAGTCCTGGGAAGCCTCAGAGCCCTCTCTTCGTGGAAAAGGAGGGGACGAAAGAGCAGGTGGATGAAGAAAAAGAGGAGGATAGCGacgaggatgaagaggaggagagaacagaggtgtCAACGATCCGCAGGAGGCCACGGCGTGAGGTCAGCTCAGAAGAGGAAGAGCAGCAGAAAGATGAAGGTTGCGCCCCTGTCATTCCCGTTGCCATGACCCCGGAGGAAGCCAAGCAGCGCGTCCTATCCTTTGACTACACGGAGCCTGAGGGACACCCCCCTGGCCAGGGCATCCCTGCAGGGTTGCAGAACGGAGCAGACAAGACCCCCCCAGAGAGCAAGAGCCCTGACTCCAACAGGGCCGACCATGGATCTCCCTTCTCCCCTAGCACCGCAGCCAACCGGACCAAGGACCAGTCTCCTCTCATCGAGTACCAGCCAGACGCCCGCGATGCGGTGGAGCAGGAGACTGAGGAGAAGGTGCAGGAGGAAGAAGAGGTGCAGGAGAAGGTAGCTAGTCCCCTGCCCATGATTGCTGTGCCCCAGATGGAGGTTGAGCCTGTCCAGAAGGATGATGTGAAGACCTCAAAGGACACTCAAGGCCAATACCTGCAGTCGGCAAACGAGGACGTCATCGCAGCGGTGACGGCAGCTCAGTCGGTGACCAAAGCCAAACCTGCAGAAGCCAAACCTGCAGAAACGAAGCCTGGCAAGCCTGCTAGTGGCCCCAAAGGTGATGCCAAAGGAGGTGCTCCTACAGCAGCCAAAGGCCCGGTCAGAAAAGTGACCGCTAACGCTGTTGCCCCTCCCCCGAAGACCACCGCCGCTAAAACCCTGAAAGCACTCCCAAAAGATGCCGCCCCACCGGGCGGAAAAGCAAATGCTCCAGGTGCCCAGCTGAAAG CCAAGGCCAGTGCAGGGGCTGGGAAAGAAGCAGCTGAGAAAAAG ACACCCAACGCCACCACACCTGTCAAAGCATCCACCCCCAAACGACCCTCCTCGGTCCAAACCACCCCCGACAAAAAGCCTTGGTCCTCTTCCTCTGCCCCAGCCTGCAACACTAGCAGGCCCAGCTCAATATTTAAACCCAGTCCAGGCAGTGCAAGAGCCAGAGAGCCCAGGCCAAGG ACTGGAGATGGGAAGACCGCCAGCACCAGGACACCAGGTGCCAAACCCCAGGGTGCTGGGACCAGGATGCAGACCAAGACCACTGCTGGAG TTGATTCCCCGAAGACGTCCCAAGACCGTAGTGGCTATAGCAGCCCCAGCACACCCAAGTCCCCCGCCAGCCGGGAGGTGAAGAAGGTGGCGGTGGTGCGGACCCCTCCTAAATCCCCTGGGTCCATGAGGGGGCGCAGTCCGGTGCCCCTGGCCGCCCCCATGCCCGACCTGAAGAACGTCCGGTCAAAGATTGGCTCCACGGAGAACATCAAGCACTCGCCTGGTGGAGGACGG GTGCAAATAGTTGAGAAGAAGATGGATTTAAGTAACGTTCAGTCAAAGTGTGGCTCCAAAGCCAATCTCAAGTATACCCCAGGAGGTGGCAAT GTTCAAATTACTCACAAAAAGATTGACCTCAGCAACGTACAGTCAAAGTGTGGATCGAAGGCCAACATTCACCACAAACCAG GTGGAGGCAATGTGGAGATCAAATCGGAGAAGATGGACTTCAAGGTTCAGTCTAAGATTGGGTCCATGGACAACGTTGGTCATGTGGCTGGAGGTGGCGGGAGGAAG ATTGAAAGCCACAAACTGAGTTTCCGTGAGACGGCGAAAGCCCGCACCGACCACGGAGCGGAGATTGTTCCCGTGGAGATCATCGCAGGCGGCTCACCCGCCCGTCTTCTCAGCAACGTGTCGTCCCCTGGCAGCCAGAACATGACAGAGACGCCGCCGCTATCCATGCTTGCCGACCAGGTCTCCGCCTCCCTCGCCAAGCAAGGCCTGTGA